From one Anabas testudineus chromosome 21, fAnaTes1.2, whole genome shotgun sequence genomic stretch:
- the LOC113172796 gene encoding ras-related protein Rab-17: MGETLPRVPKGAKLRSDTWSRPVRTLRVKMVLLGSSGVGKSSLALRFGKDEFRTASPTVGCAYLTRVVHLSDVTLRFEIWDTAGQEKYHSVTPLYYRGAHAALLVYDLCKRETFIRAQVWLKELEKHYIPGSTVIWLVGNKGDLAQDRQVSVQEGQALANDRGLSFTETSALSGDQVSELLQAIAHRVYECIGAQQGGLSEWQETPLVDLHRKGTFNPFASCCKVGP; the protein is encoded by the exons ATGGGGGAGACTCTCCCAAGGGTTCCAAAAGGAGCTAAGCTCCGTAGCGACACTTGGAGCAGACCAGTGCGGACCCTCAGGGTCAAGATGGTACTCCTGGGAAGTTCTGGCGTGGGAAAGTCCAGTTTGGCGCTGCGATTTGGCAAGGATGAATTCAGGACGGCATCACCCACTGTGGGCT GTGCCTACTTGACCCGAGTGGTGCATCTGAGTGACGTCACTCTCCGCTTTGAGATATGGGATACGGCAGGCCAGGAGAAATACCACAGTGTCACCCCCCTCTACTACAGAGGAGCCCACGCTGCTCTGTTGGTCTACGATCTCTGCAAAAGG GAAACATTCATTAGAGCTCAAGTGTGGCTCAAAGAGCTTGAGAAGCATTACATCCCAGGATCTACCGTCATATGGCTGGTTGGCAACAAAGGTGATCTGGCTCAGGATCGACAAGTCTCGGTGCAG GAAGGACAAGCTCTGGCCAATGACCGGGGTTTATCCTTTACAGAGACATCAGCCCTGTCGGGGGATCAAGTCAGTGAGCTACTGCAAGCTATAG CCCACAGAGTATACGAGTGTATTGGAGCACAGCAGGGAGGTCTGTCAGAGTGGCAGGAGACTCCACTAGTGGATCTGCATCGTAAGGGCACATTCAATCCTTTTGCATCCTGCTGCAAAGTTGGACCTTAA
- the mlphb gene encoding melanophilin isoform X1 produces the protein MPGTTTCKKLDLSKLTDEEAEHVWAVVQRDFDLRKKEEDRLEELKTKIEKEDTKRELLGNQTNLTESYCIRCLQPFKFLVNSKHQCLDCQLYVCKSCSQYSNKEHGWVCDPCRMARVLKIGTLEWYHENVRARFKRFGSAKVMRSLFKRLNGQHSFSQSDLGANEYEEHSMDATDFQHYKEIKKAKRRLTVDPFDFGLGCDCSTRSRRWSNQAPGCNDIIVMDVGARESMLSEADMASIFHQIWREEHKGLEMEIAPQQDEFVYSDNRTLPSRSISRLSYSSYGSGSAAGPRGGSSYMAGPDDSEEENDHSQSHLVPCSHTSQESLNSVNPTPQITDLDRRMSAIETFLNHLEQKVSSSYDQTPPSPSSTSPIPQWEDVDLEEQQLRQKLHEMTDNISDKSLTSDDEEESNKLPYPQEIPAWKSPEREAKPSRLPTRSTSRSSIVVSRLEEEQLQQTESQKINLSAASMEGKGRPLEEGSKANLRGSTALLVELEDKVAQTAADVQNAQSEVSYIEDRIAALNAAGMPADKKKKSAIPIQARRLSHNFPTSQVDRFVRNSLYRGSLTQRNPVAKPKTRATCAKPVMSQGS, from the exons GGAACTAAAGACTAAGATTGAGAAAGAAGACACCAAAAGAGAGTTGCTGGGCAATCAGACCAACCTGACTGAGTCCTATTGCATTCGCTGTCTCCAACCCTTTAAGTTCCTGGTCAACAGCAAGCATCAGTGTCTAGACTGCCAGCTTTACGTGTGCAAGTCCTGCAGCCAGTACAGCAACAAGGAGCATGGCTGGGTGTGTGATCCCTGTCGCATGGCCAG GGTACTTAAGATTGGCACTTTGGAGTGGTACCATGAAAACGTCCGTGCTCGTTTCAAACGCTTTGGCAGTGCCAAGGTGATGCGGTCACTTTTCAAAAGGCTGAATGGACAACACAGCTTCTCTCAGAGTGATCTTGGGG CAAATGAATATGAGGAGCACAGCATGGATGCAACAGATTTCCAGCACTACAAAGAG ATAAAAAAAGCCAAAAGGCGTCTGACTGTCGACCCCTTTGATTTTGGTCTGGGCTGTGACTGCTCCACCAGGTCAAGAAGATGGTCAAATCAG GCCCCAGGCTGCAATGACATCATAGTCATGGATGTAGGTGCGAGGGAGTCAATGCTTTCTGAGGCTGATATGGCCTCTATTTTCCACCAGATCTGGAGGGAGGAGCACAAAGGTCTTGAAATGGAAATAGCTCCACAGCAAG ATGAGTTTGTGTACTCAGACAACCGGACTCTTCCATCTCGCTCCATCTCCCGACTCAGTTACTCCTCATATGGCAGTGGAAGTGCAGCGGGCCCCCGGGGTGGTAGCAGCTATATGGCCGGCCCTGATGACTCTGAGGAGGAGAATGACCACAGCCAGTCCCATCTTGTCCCCTGCAGCCACACTTCTCAGGAGAGCCTGAACTCAGTCAACCCCACCCCACAG ATCACTGACTTGGACAGGCGCATGTCAGCCATTGAGACTTTCTTGAACCACTTAGAACAGAAGGTCAGCTCATCATACGACCAG ACTCCTCCGAGTCCAAGCAGCACCTCTCCTATACCTCAGTGGGAGGACGTGGACCTAGAAGAGCAGCAGCTCCGACAGAAGCTCCACGAGATGACGGACAACATTAGCGACAAAAGCCTGACCTCTGATGACGAGGAGGAATCCAACAAGCTCCCATACCCTCAAGAAATCCCAGCATGGAAGAGCCCAGAGAGGGAGGCCAAGCCTTCCAGATTACCTACCAGATCCACGTCTAGATCCAGCATCGTGGTCTCCAGACTcgaggaggagcagctgcagcagactgaGTCTCAGAAG ATAAACCTTTCAGCAGCAAGTATGGAGGGAAAGGGGCGCCCTCTTGAGGAAGGATCAAAAGCAAACTTGAGAGGCTCAACCGCCTTACTTGTCGAACTTGAGGACAAAGTAGCTCAAACAGCCGCTGATGTCCAGAACGCCCAGAGTGAG GTCTCTTACATAGAGGACAGGATTGCTGCTCTGAACGCTGCTGGCATGCCAGcggataaaaagaaaaag TCTGCAATACCAATCCAAGCAAGAAGACTTTCCCACAACTTTCCCACAA GCCAGGTGGACAGGTTTGTGAGGAACTCCCTCTACAGGGGCTCCTTGACACAGAGGAACCCAGTGGCCAAGCCCAAGACCAGGGCAACCTGTGCG aAACCAGTAATGAGCCAGGGCTCATGA
- the mlphb gene encoding melanophilin isoform X2, producing MPGTTTCKKLDLSKLTDEEAEHVWAVVQRDFDLRKKEEDRLEELKTKIEKEDTKRELLGNQTNLTESYCIRCLQPFKFLVNSKHQCLDCQLYVCKSCSQYSNKEHGWVCDPCRMARVLKIGTLEWYHENVRARFKRFGSAKVMRSLFKRLNGQHSFSQSDLGANEYEEHSMDATDFQHYKEIKKAKRRLTVDPFDFGLGCDCSTRSRRWSNQAPGCNDIIVMDVGARESMLSEADMASIFHQIWREEHKGLEMEIAPQQDEFVYSDNRTLPSRSISRLSYSSYGSGSAAGPRGGSSYMAGPDDSEEENDHSQSHLVPCSHTSQESLNSVNPTPQITDLDRRMSAIETFLNHLEQKVSSSYDQTPPSPSSTSPIPQWEDVDLEEQQLRQKLHEMTDNISDKSLTSDDEEESNKLPYPQEIPAWKSPEREAKPSRLPTRSTSRSSIVVSRLEEEQLQQTESQKINLSAASMEGKGRPLEEGSKANLRGSTALLVELEDKVAQTAADVQNAQSEVSYIEDRIAALNAAGMPADKKKKSAIPIQARRLSHNFPTKTSNEPGLMRRRLSIM from the exons GGAACTAAAGACTAAGATTGAGAAAGAAGACACCAAAAGAGAGTTGCTGGGCAATCAGACCAACCTGACTGAGTCCTATTGCATTCGCTGTCTCCAACCCTTTAAGTTCCTGGTCAACAGCAAGCATCAGTGTCTAGACTGCCAGCTTTACGTGTGCAAGTCCTGCAGCCAGTACAGCAACAAGGAGCATGGCTGGGTGTGTGATCCCTGTCGCATGGCCAG GGTACTTAAGATTGGCACTTTGGAGTGGTACCATGAAAACGTCCGTGCTCGTTTCAAACGCTTTGGCAGTGCCAAGGTGATGCGGTCACTTTTCAAAAGGCTGAATGGACAACACAGCTTCTCTCAGAGTGATCTTGGGG CAAATGAATATGAGGAGCACAGCATGGATGCAACAGATTTCCAGCACTACAAAGAG ATAAAAAAAGCCAAAAGGCGTCTGACTGTCGACCCCTTTGATTTTGGTCTGGGCTGTGACTGCTCCACCAGGTCAAGAAGATGGTCAAATCAG GCCCCAGGCTGCAATGACATCATAGTCATGGATGTAGGTGCGAGGGAGTCAATGCTTTCTGAGGCTGATATGGCCTCTATTTTCCACCAGATCTGGAGGGAGGAGCACAAAGGTCTTGAAATGGAAATAGCTCCACAGCAAG ATGAGTTTGTGTACTCAGACAACCGGACTCTTCCATCTCGCTCCATCTCCCGACTCAGTTACTCCTCATATGGCAGTGGAAGTGCAGCGGGCCCCCGGGGTGGTAGCAGCTATATGGCCGGCCCTGATGACTCTGAGGAGGAGAATGACCACAGCCAGTCCCATCTTGTCCCCTGCAGCCACACTTCTCAGGAGAGCCTGAACTCAGTCAACCCCACCCCACAG ATCACTGACTTGGACAGGCGCATGTCAGCCATTGAGACTTTCTTGAACCACTTAGAACAGAAGGTCAGCTCATCATACGACCAG ACTCCTCCGAGTCCAAGCAGCACCTCTCCTATACCTCAGTGGGAGGACGTGGACCTAGAAGAGCAGCAGCTCCGACAGAAGCTCCACGAGATGACGGACAACATTAGCGACAAAAGCCTGACCTCTGATGACGAGGAGGAATCCAACAAGCTCCCATACCCTCAAGAAATCCCAGCATGGAAGAGCCCAGAGAGGGAGGCCAAGCCTTCCAGATTACCTACCAGATCCACGTCTAGATCCAGCATCGTGGTCTCCAGACTcgaggaggagcagctgcagcagactgaGTCTCAGAAG ATAAACCTTTCAGCAGCAAGTATGGAGGGAAAGGGGCGCCCTCTTGAGGAAGGATCAAAAGCAAACTTGAGAGGCTCAACCGCCTTACTTGTCGAACTTGAGGACAAAGTAGCTCAAACAGCCGCTGATGTCCAGAACGCCCAGAGTGAG GTCTCTTACATAGAGGACAGGATTGCTGCTCTGAACGCTGCTGGCATGCCAGcggataaaaagaaaaag TCTGCAATACCAATCCAAGCAAGAAGACTTTCCCACAACTTTCCCACAA aAACCAGTAATGAGCCAGGGCTCATGAGAAGGAGGCTGAGCATTATGTGA
- the mlphb gene encoding melanophilin isoform X3 has product MPGTTTCKKLDLSKLTDEEAEHVWAVVQRDFDLRKKEEDRLEELKTKIEKEDTKRELLGNQTNLTESYCIRCLQPFKFLVNSKHQCLDCQLYVCKSCSQYSNKEHGWVCDPCRMARVLKIGTLEWYHENVRARFKRFGSAKVMRSLFKRLNGQHSFSQSDLGANEYEEHSMDATDFQHYKEAPGCNDIIVMDVGARESMLSEADMASIFHQIWREEHKGLEMEIAPQQDEFVYSDNRTLPSRSISRLSYSSYGSGSAAGPRGGSSYMAGPDDSEEENDHSQSHLVPCSHTSQESLNSVNPTPQITDLDRRMSAIETFLNHLEQKVSSSYDQTPPSPSSTSPIPQWEDVDLEEQQLRQKLHEMTDNISDKSLTSDDEEESNKLPYPQEIPAWKSPEREAKPSRLPTRSTSRSSIVVSRLEEEQLQQTESQKINLSAASMEGKGRPLEEGSKANLRGSTALLVELEDKVAQTAADVQNAQSEVSYIEDRIAALNAAGMPADKKKKSAIPIQARRLSHNFPTSQVDRFVRNSLYRGSLTQRNPVAKPKTRATCAKPVMSQGS; this is encoded by the exons GGAACTAAAGACTAAGATTGAGAAAGAAGACACCAAAAGAGAGTTGCTGGGCAATCAGACCAACCTGACTGAGTCCTATTGCATTCGCTGTCTCCAACCCTTTAAGTTCCTGGTCAACAGCAAGCATCAGTGTCTAGACTGCCAGCTTTACGTGTGCAAGTCCTGCAGCCAGTACAGCAACAAGGAGCATGGCTGGGTGTGTGATCCCTGTCGCATGGCCAG GGTACTTAAGATTGGCACTTTGGAGTGGTACCATGAAAACGTCCGTGCTCGTTTCAAACGCTTTGGCAGTGCCAAGGTGATGCGGTCACTTTTCAAAAGGCTGAATGGACAACACAGCTTCTCTCAGAGTGATCTTGGGG CAAATGAATATGAGGAGCACAGCATGGATGCAACAGATTTCCAGCACTACAAAGAG GCCCCAGGCTGCAATGACATCATAGTCATGGATGTAGGTGCGAGGGAGTCAATGCTTTCTGAGGCTGATATGGCCTCTATTTTCCACCAGATCTGGAGGGAGGAGCACAAAGGTCTTGAAATGGAAATAGCTCCACAGCAAG ATGAGTTTGTGTACTCAGACAACCGGACTCTTCCATCTCGCTCCATCTCCCGACTCAGTTACTCCTCATATGGCAGTGGAAGTGCAGCGGGCCCCCGGGGTGGTAGCAGCTATATGGCCGGCCCTGATGACTCTGAGGAGGAGAATGACCACAGCCAGTCCCATCTTGTCCCCTGCAGCCACACTTCTCAGGAGAGCCTGAACTCAGTCAACCCCACCCCACAG ATCACTGACTTGGACAGGCGCATGTCAGCCATTGAGACTTTCTTGAACCACTTAGAACAGAAGGTCAGCTCATCATACGACCAG ACTCCTCCGAGTCCAAGCAGCACCTCTCCTATACCTCAGTGGGAGGACGTGGACCTAGAAGAGCAGCAGCTCCGACAGAAGCTCCACGAGATGACGGACAACATTAGCGACAAAAGCCTGACCTCTGATGACGAGGAGGAATCCAACAAGCTCCCATACCCTCAAGAAATCCCAGCATGGAAGAGCCCAGAGAGGGAGGCCAAGCCTTCCAGATTACCTACCAGATCCACGTCTAGATCCAGCATCGTGGTCTCCAGACTcgaggaggagcagctgcagcagactgaGTCTCAGAAG ATAAACCTTTCAGCAGCAAGTATGGAGGGAAAGGGGCGCCCTCTTGAGGAAGGATCAAAAGCAAACTTGAGAGGCTCAACCGCCTTACTTGTCGAACTTGAGGACAAAGTAGCTCAAACAGCCGCTGATGTCCAGAACGCCCAGAGTGAG GTCTCTTACATAGAGGACAGGATTGCTGCTCTGAACGCTGCTGGCATGCCAGcggataaaaagaaaaag TCTGCAATACCAATCCAAGCAAGAAGACTTTCCCACAACTTTCCCACAA GCCAGGTGGACAGGTTTGTGAGGAACTCCCTCTACAGGGGCTCCTTGACACAGAGGAACCCAGTGGCCAAGCCCAAGACCAGGGCAACCTGTGCG aAACCAGTAATGAGCCAGGGCTCATGA